The following coding sequences are from one Sphingobium sp. Cam5-1 window:
- a CDS encoding Flp family type IVb pilin: MRGLIKLLSRSRLLQCQRGATAVEYGLILALICLAALAAISNVANKTVGMWNNVATEVLAH; the protein is encoded by the coding sequence ATGCGCGGGTTGATCAAACTCCTATCCCGATCGAGGTTGTTGCAGTGTCAACGGGGAGCAACCGCAGTCGAATATGGGCTGATCTTGGCTTTGATCTGCCTGGCAGCACTCGCGGCGATATCGAATGTCGCAAACAAGACCGTAGGCATGTGGAACAATGTCGCCACAGAGGTTCTCGCGCATTAA